A region from the Lentimonas sp. CC4 genome encodes:
- a CDS encoding acetate kinase: MSDTLATLLATGGFERVTEYTPCIEQMLETLVGEGHLQSGQDLDAVGFKTVLGKDLSGCVTADERVLEALDGFKEVAPAHNPAYSEGIRCFAEKLPSVKRVALFETAFFQWADEAFTTYAIPQAWRDLGIRRYGFHGASHKFIAERSAEMVGNEVVAERARRLYVDGPGEYTGDPVRVISCHLGGSSSVVGINNGVAIGSSMGFSPQSGLPQNNRVGDLDSMAIPYVSKMLGLSVEEAERQLNKESGLLGLSKVSNDARDIDEAAAAGNADAKLAMDVLIDSIRHWAGSFFFKMGGVEVISFTAGMGENDPALRAAVCAGLEGLGVKIDAERNAKVIRGAEGVISSDDSKVKVVVIPANEELVIAREVVRNIEAS; encoded by the coding sequence ATGAGCGATACTCTCGCCACGCTACTGGCAACTGGAGGCTTTGAGCGTGTCACTGAATACACTCCGTGTATCGAGCAAATGCTCGAGACGCTGGTTGGTGAAGGGCATCTTCAGTCCGGGCAAGATCTGGACGCGGTCGGTTTCAAAACCGTCCTCGGTAAAGATCTCAGTGGTTGTGTGACTGCGGACGAGCGCGTCCTTGAAGCTCTTGATGGCTTCAAGGAGGTCGCTCCCGCGCACAACCCAGCCTACTCTGAAGGGATTCGCTGCTTCGCTGAAAAGCTTCCCTCTGTAAAACGTGTCGCTCTGTTTGAGACCGCGTTCTTCCAGTGGGCAGATGAGGCATTCACCACTTACGCTATCCCTCAGGCTTGGCGTGATCTGGGCATCCGTCGTTACGGCTTCCATGGTGCGAGTCACAAATTCATTGCCGAGCGCTCTGCTGAGATGGTTGGTAACGAGGTCGTGGCCGAGCGTGCGCGTCGTCTCTACGTCGATGGCCCTGGTGAATACACAGGTGATCCAGTTCGAGTGATCTCTTGCCACCTCGGTGGAAGCAGTTCCGTTGTGGGCATCAACAATGGTGTCGCGATCGGTTCAAGCATGGGCTTTAGCCCGCAAAGCGGCTTGCCGCAGAACAATCGCGTTGGAGATCTCGACTCCATGGCGATCCCTTATGTGAGCAAGATGCTTGGCCTTTCCGTGGAGGAAGCTGAACGTCAGCTCAACAAGGAGAGTGGCCTGCTAGGTCTCTCAAAAGTGAGTAACGATGCACGCGATATCGACGAAGCTGCAGCTGCAGGGAATGCCGATGCAAAACTCGCGATGGATGTGCTCATTGACAGTATCCGTCACTGGGCCGGCTCCTTCTTCTTCAAGATGGGCGGTGTCGAAGTGATCTCATTTACCGCAGGTATGGGAGAAAATGATCCCGCACTGCGTGCCGCAGTCTGCGCTGGCCTCGAAGGTCTAGGCGTGAAAATCGATGCTGAGCGTAACGCGAAGGTGATTCGCGGTGCAGAAGGCGTCATTAGTTCTGACGACTCCAAGGTTAAGGTAGTCGTCATTCCAGCAAATGAAGAGCTCGTCATCGCTCGCGAAGTCGTTCGCAATATCGAGGCAAGCTAA
- a CDS encoding BMC domain-containing protein, which produces MAKQAIGILETKGLVALVQGTDAMLKSANVELTGPMKGVGSALVSVVVTGDVAAVNAAIETGAETAGRYGEVVSAHTIARPHEDVEVIVPALKAPAKRAAK; this is translated from the coding sequence ATGGCAAAACAAGCAATCGGAATTCTCGAAACTAAGGGCCTTGTCGCTCTTGTCCAAGGCACAGACGCAATGCTCAAATCAGCAAACGTTGAACTTACCGGCCCTATGAAGGGTGTCGGCAGTGCTCTTGTCAGTGTAGTCGTCACAGGTGATGTTGCTGCAGTCAACGCTGCAATCGAAACTGGTGCAGAAACAGCTGGCCGTTATGGCGAAGTTGTAAGCGCTCACACAATCGCACGCCCACACGAAGATGTGGAAGTGATCGTTCCTGCTCTTAAGGCTCCTGCTAAACGCGCAGCTAAATAA
- a CDS encoding EutN/CcmL family microcompartment protein, translated as MYLGTIIGSVVSTKKDESMRGRKLLMVRPMLVDPEDPSKLKAGNNTIIAIDTLGAGEGELVMFAQGSSARQADGLKALPVDAAIVGLVDNVSILGNKTYEAKNG; from the coding sequence ATGTATCTGGGAACAATCATAGGGTCCGTCGTATCGACGAAGAAGGACGAGAGTATGCGGGGGCGTAAGCTCCTCATGGTTCGTCCGATGTTGGTCGATCCGGAAGATCCCAGCAAACTCAAGGCCGGTAATAATACGATTATCGCCATTGATACGCTGGGCGCCGGAGAGGGCGAACTCGTGATGTTTGCCCAAGGTAGTTCTGCCCGTCAGGCCGATGGTCTAAAAGCACTGCCAGTAGATGCCGCCATTGTCGGTCTCGTCGATAATGTAAGTATTCTTGGAAACAAGACTTACGAGGCGAAGAACGGATAA
- a CDS encoding aldehyde dehydrogenase, translated as MSQLNEAAIRNVVSEVLAQMQSNGGLSMPTIQNRPGKHGVFDDADQAVAAARSGFEQLQKKGWTARKQIVDLVKKMCVANAERWGQIEFNETKIGRLSHKPAKLQGVQNVLGPEYLMPQGMSGDFGITMDEAAPWGVIVGVTPLTHSVPTIAGNIVNMVAAGNSIVFNPHPGGAAVAALAIDEFNEAIKAETGISNLLCTIEKPSIESFNALCSHDGVNLLCITGGPGVVNAAMKTGKRAVCAGPGNPPVLVDDCDALDFDRVARDIIAGGGFDNNLLCIGEKQIIAVADSYQKTLAAMQRQGAVLLNAQQLEAIKNEVFDYKNGVGCGSPVLNRKWVGANPDALAKIAGLDLDSKVEMLIAETDINDPFVQEEQMMPLLPIVRANDFAQGLSMAKQSEHGDKHSAMIHTMNVARMTEMGQAMDTTIFVKNGPCLAGLGLGGEGFISYSIATTTGEGITTPRTFTRYRRCTLVNNLNIVS; from the coding sequence ATGAGTCAATTGAATGAAGCAGCGATTCGTAATGTAGTGAGTGAAGTGCTCGCGCAGATGCAATCCAACGGTGGGCTATCAATGCCGACTATCCAAAATCGCCCCGGCAAGCACGGTGTCTTTGATGACGCTGATCAAGCAGTGGCAGCAGCACGTAGTGGCTTTGAGCAGCTCCAGAAAAAGGGCTGGACAGCTCGTAAGCAGATCGTCGATCTCGTTAAGAAGATGTGTGTCGCTAACGCTGAGCGTTGGGGACAGATTGAGTTTAACGAAACTAAGATCGGTCGTCTTTCGCACAAACCTGCGAAGTTGCAGGGTGTGCAAAATGTTCTCGGACCTGAATACCTTATGCCGCAAGGCATGAGTGGTGATTTCGGTATCACAATGGATGAAGCCGCTCCTTGGGGCGTCATCGTAGGTGTCACACCGCTGACACACTCTGTGCCGACCATCGCTGGTAACATCGTAAACATGGTCGCTGCTGGTAACTCGATCGTATTTAACCCGCATCCAGGTGGTGCCGCGGTTGCTGCGCTCGCAATTGACGAGTTTAACGAAGCGATTAAAGCTGAAACTGGTATCTCCAATCTGCTCTGCACGATTGAGAAGCCTTCTATCGAGTCTTTCAATGCACTTTGCTCACACGATGGAGTCAACTTGCTCTGCATCACTGGCGGCCCTGGCGTCGTGAATGCTGCAATGAAGACAGGCAAGCGCGCTGTTTGCGCAGGTCCTGGTAATCCTCCTGTTCTGGTTGACGATTGTGATGCACTCGACTTCGATCGTGTGGCACGCGACATCATCGCTGGTGGTGGTTTCGACAACAACTTGCTCTGCATCGGTGAGAAACAAATCATCGCAGTTGCTGATTCGTATCAGAAGACGCTTGCAGCAATGCAACGCCAAGGTGCGGTGCTTCTCAATGCGCAGCAGCTCGAAGCTATTAAAAACGAAGTCTTTGACTATAAGAACGGCGTCGGCTGTGGCTCACCAGTTCTTAACCGTAAGTGGGTCGGCGCAAATCCGGATGCACTTGCTAAGATCGCTGGCTTGGATCTCGATTCTAAGGTCGAGATGCTCATCGCTGAAACAGACATCAACGATCCATTCGTTCAAGAAGAACAAATGATGCCGTTGCTGCCAATCGTTCGTGCCAATGACTTCGCTCAAGGCTTGAGCATGGCGAAGCAATCTGAGCACGGTGATAAGCACTCCGCTATGATCCACACCATGAATGTCGCTCGTATGACTGAAATGGGACAGGCCATGGACACCACTATCTTTGTCAAGAACGGCCCTTGCTTGGCTGGTCTCGGTCTTGGTGGTGAGGGCTTTATCAGCTACTCAATCGCAACAACGACAGGTGAGGGCATCACAACGCCACGCACCTTCACACGTTACCGCCGTTGCACATTGGTGAATAACCTGAACATCGTTTCTTAA
- a CDS encoding EutN/CcmL family microcompartment protein, which produces MILARVDGHAVTSFGHPSLTGRTIVLCTPIDETGADAGSPFAAIDPMGAGLHARVFITTDGSWTQGTVHDNHSPIRNQIMGIVD; this is translated from the coding sequence ATGATTCTCGCACGCGTAGACGGCCATGCTGTAACCAGCTTCGGTCATCCCAGTCTCACAGGTCGGACAATAGTGCTTTGCACTCCGATCGATGAGACTGGCGCGGACGCGGGTTCACCGTTTGCGGCGATCGACCCGATGGGCGCAGGTCTTCATGCGCGAGTGTTTATTACAACGGACGGTTCTTGGACACAAGGCACCGTGCATGATAATCATTCGCCGATTCGTAACCAAATTATGGGGATCGTTGATTAA
- a CDS encoding EutN/CcmL family microcompartment protein, whose product MKLGKVIGTVTLGVRDPAFRGGRWVVLSPMGADELTGKNTNEISNASSLVAYDDLGAGVGDEVLYVEGAEAMQPFDRPIPLDGITVALLDTYQYTPPTES is encoded by the coding sequence ATGAAACTTGGAAAAGTAATTGGAACTGTCACGCTCGGCGTTCGCGATCCCGCATTTCGCGGTGGACGTTGGGTGGTTCTCTCTCCGATGGGAGCAGACGAGCTGACCGGGAAGAATACTAATGAGATTTCCAACGCATCATCACTCGTTGCCTATGACGATCTCGGAGCCGGAGTGGGGGACGAAGTTCTCTACGTCGAAGGAGCCGAAGCTATGCAGCCCTTTGATCGTCCCATTCCGTTAGACGGCATCACCGTCGCGTTACTTGATACCTATCAATATACACCACCGACAGAATCGTAA
- a CDS encoding class II aldolase/adducin family protein, which produces MSKLYTAKDLEAMIAQGQCLSTVPANAKLTPIARDMIRKHKKSAPAAAAAAAPAATGSSPRIHNPILPDAEYNWTPGGDPKTAAELEAFFYSPEIQTLKERICGLGERIWNKGYVDGNGGNITVRVGDNLVLCTPTLISKGFMTPDDICMVDLDGNQVAGTRPRTSEVNTHLAIMKNEPKAKSCVHAHPIYATAFAVAGVTPPSCLIPEPEVFLGEIGFASYQTPGSPENASEVAKLAKKHQSILMQNHGVICWGKDVEDAYWKMENTDAFCHTVTITMQIGGPKQYGPDKLKELIQIRQSLGMPDHRLDELKECELCDAAAYTVHTKPQPSGDACGCPVPTGEVDEALVKQITDMILDKLK; this is translated from the coding sequence ATGAGCAAACTATACACAGCGAAAGATCTCGAGGCAATGATCGCGCAAGGCCAATGCCTGTCGACCGTTCCCGCCAATGCAAAGCTCACGCCGATTGCACGCGACATGATTCGTAAGCACAAGAAGTCCGCACCCGCGGCGGCAGCAGCAGCAGCACCTGCGGCAACTGGCAGCAGCCCACGTATCCACAATCCAATCCTTCCTGATGCGGAATACAATTGGACACCAGGAGGCGACCCAAAGACAGCTGCAGAGCTCGAAGCGTTCTTCTACTCTCCAGAAATCCAAACTCTGAAGGAGCGCATTTGCGGTCTTGGTGAGCGTATCTGGAATAAAGGTTATGTGGATGGCAATGGTGGTAACATCACTGTCCGCGTCGGCGACAATCTTGTGCTTTGCACACCGACTCTTATCTCAAAGGGTTTCATGACTCCGGACGACATCTGCATGGTAGATCTCGACGGTAACCAAGTTGCAGGCACACGTCCTCGCACTTCGGAAGTCAACACTCACTTGGCGATCATGAAGAATGAGCCAAAGGCGAAGTCTTGCGTGCACGCACACCCAATTTACGCAACAGCCTTCGCTGTTGCAGGTGTCACTCCTCCTTCTTGCCTCATCCCTGAGCCAGAAGTCTTCCTCGGTGAAATCGGTTTCGCTAGCTACCAAACTCCAGGTTCTCCAGAGAACGCGAGTGAAGTTGCTAAGCTTGCTAAGAAGCACCAATCCATCCTTATGCAAAATCACGGTGTGATCTGCTGGGGTAAGGACGTCGAAGACGCTTACTGGAAGATGGAAAACACGGATGCTTTCTGCCACACTGTAACGATCACTATGCAAATCGGTGGTCCAAAGCAATACGGTCCAGACAAGCTCAAGGAGCTCATCCAAATTCGCCAGTCACTCGGCATGCCGGATCACCGCCTTGACGAACTTAAGGAGTGCGAACTTTGCGACGCAGCTGCTTACACAGTTCACACTAAGCCACAGCCAAGCGGCGACGCTTGTGGTTGCCCCGTCCCAACTGGCGAAGTCGATGAAGCTCTTGTCAAACAGATCACTGATATGATCTTGGACAAATTGAAGTAA
- a CDS encoding malate dehydrogenase: MKKDPIRVAVTGAAGNIGYALLFRIASGAMFGPDQPVALNLIEIEPGMGALKGVAMELDDCAFPLLTEIVQTSDLSVGFKDVDWALLVGSVPRKKGMERADLLGINGKVFVGQGKAINDNAKPSVRVVVVGNPCNTNCLIAMKSAPSIPDEQFFAMTRLDENRAKTQLAQKAGVPVAEVSELCIWGNHSPTMFPDFYNTKIGRNKATDVITDEAWLKNTFVPEVGTRGAAIIAARGASSAASAANAVVDTVRDLSTPTRGDFHSVCVISSGEYGTPAGIITSLPIKVDAVGKWRVVEGISLTDYAKEKIAASNQELLDEREMAFGQLGLSI; this comes from the coding sequence ATGAAAAAAGATCCTATACGCGTCGCAGTTACTGGTGCAGCTGGTAACATCGGTTATGCACTTCTTTTCCGCATTGCGTCGGGTGCTATGTTTGGCCCTGACCAGCCGGTTGCTTTGAACCTGATTGAAATTGAGCCTGGAATGGGTGCCCTGAAGGGTGTCGCGATGGAGCTTGATGACTGTGCGTTTCCACTGCTCACTGAAATCGTTCAGACTTCGGACTTGAGCGTTGGTTTTAAGGATGTCGACTGGGCATTGCTCGTCGGTTCCGTGCCTCGTAAAAAAGGTATGGAGCGCGCTGACTTGCTCGGTATCAATGGTAAGGTCTTTGTTGGCCAAGGCAAAGCGATCAATGACAACGCAAAGCCAAGTGTGCGCGTTGTGGTAGTCGGTAATCCTTGCAACACGAATTGCCTGATCGCGATGAAGAGTGCTCCAAGCATTCCTGATGAGCAATTCTTTGCCATGACTCGTCTTGACGAGAACCGTGCGAAGACTCAACTCGCTCAGAAGGCTGGCGTGCCAGTTGCTGAAGTTTCCGAACTGTGCATCTGGGGGAATCACAGCCCGACAATGTTCCCTGACTTCTACAACACGAAGATCGGACGCAACAAAGCGACTGACGTCATCACTGACGAAGCATGGTTGAAAAACACCTTTGTGCCAGAAGTTGGCACACGTGGTGCGGCGATCATTGCTGCACGTGGCGCTTCCTCTGCTGCTTCTGCTGCAAATGCAGTCGTCGATACTGTCCGTGACCTGAGCACACCTACTCGTGGTGACTTCCATAGTGTTTGCGTGATCTCCAGCGGAGAATACGGCACACCTGCGGGCATCATTACATCGCTGCCAATCAAGGTGGATGCTGTTGGTAAATGGCGCGTTGTCGAAGGCATCAGCCTTACAGATTACGCGAAAGAGAAGATCGCTGCTTCGAATCAAGAATTGCTCGACGAGCGTGAGATGGCCTTCGGTCAACTCGGCCTGAGTATCTAA
- a CDS encoding zinc-binding dehydrogenase — MNISEEDISRIVSEVIAGASAATTPQPAAQPASTAPVGKTARAAVLVEPRKLEIKEFPIREIGPDEILLKVEACGVCGTDVHCYKSDPFGLTPNVLGHEGTGEVVQLGANVKMDSVGKAIKVGDKLVTSLLETSPDCLVAKYNPAKSNLSDDLKVYGLLLDEPDNHLNGYFAEYMIIRPGSSFFVVNDMSVELRCLIEPAAVVCHALERARSCGNNRLNFRSRVVVQGCGPIGLLMIAVLRTAGVNNIIALDGNPSRLETARRMGADELINYKEYSGIDEIAEKIQSLTKGLGAHWGFQVTGVPVAHANLYKLIRRGGGICEVGHFVDGGECAINPHRDICAKEISLVGSWVYNSFEYPSAYHFLQRAERIGLPVSTLVTHKFPLDQIDEAFQVNLRQEGIKVVVESKMSGE; from the coding sequence ATGAATATCAGTGAAGAAGATATCAGCCGCATCGTCAGCGAGGTTATCGCAGGTGCATCCGCTGCCACTACGCCTCAACCTGCAGCTCAACCAGCTAGCACCGCTCCTGTTGGTAAGACAGCACGTGCCGCCGTATTAGTTGAGCCGCGTAAGCTTGAAATTAAAGAATTTCCGATTCGCGAAATCGGCCCTGACGAAATTCTCCTCAAGGTTGAAGCCTGTGGTGTCTGTGGCACCGATGTGCACTGCTACAAGTCCGATCCTTTTGGCCTGACGCCAAACGTGCTCGGCCACGAAGGCACGGGTGAAGTCGTGCAACTTGGAGCAAATGTGAAAATGGACAGCGTCGGTAAGGCGATTAAGGTCGGTGACAAGCTTGTTACCAGTCTTTTGGAAACCTCTCCAGATTGCTTGGTCGCTAAATACAATCCAGCGAAATCCAACTTGAGCGACGATCTCAAAGTCTATGGCTTGTTGCTGGATGAGCCAGATAATCACCTAAACGGTTATTTCGCCGAGTATATGATCATCCGCCCAGGTTCATCGTTCTTCGTTGTGAATGACATGAGCGTTGAGCTGCGTTGCTTGATCGAACCAGCAGCTGTGGTCTGTCACGCTCTGGAGCGTGCTCGTAGCTGTGGTAACAACCGCTTGAACTTCCGCTCACGTGTCGTTGTGCAAGGCTGTGGCCCGATTGGTTTACTCATGATCGCCGTGTTGCGCACTGCTGGTGTCAATAACATCATCGCACTCGACGGCAACCCAAGCCGCCTCGAAACCGCGCGTCGTATGGGTGCCGATGAGTTGATCAACTACAAGGAGTATTCTGGCATCGATGAGATCGCTGAGAAAATTCAAAGTCTGACTAAGGGACTCGGAGCACACTGGGGCTTCCAGGTCACAGGTGTGCCAGTGGCTCACGCGAATCTTTACAAACTCATCCGTCGTGGTGGAGGTATCTGTGAGGTTGGTCACTTCGTCGATGGTGGCGAATGTGCGATCAACCCACACCGTGATATTTGCGCTAAGGAAATTTCACTCGTTGGTAGCTGGGTTTACAACAGCTTCGAGTATCCAAGCGCGTATCACTTCTTGCAGCGTGCTGAGCGTATCGGCCTGCCAGTCTCTACACTGGTGACTCACAAATTCCCACTCGATCAGATTGACGAAGCCTTCCAAGTAAATCTTCGCCAAGAAGGTATCAAGGTCGTCGTCGAATCGAAAATGTCGGGCGAGTAA
- a CDS encoding chromosome partitioning protein ParB has translation MQTQDLTLDNIDIYGGTQTRVETNDDAISCYADEMACGAVFPPITVFYDGAKYWLADGFHRFLAAQRNEMPSIVAEVHEGSRTDALRHALGANATNGIYRSNADKRNAVEIALEEWPNMSNSVIAELCRVSGDLVRRNRIAMEKMERIAPRETVTGKDGKQYPTGIEREPRGKSEKSSSDGQGGGGGGKPSKGKGDFGAPGGSNAEIEQDAKIMIRNGEIKHSELDKLNSATAIDYAETAINVLDRMKPEDPRLNEAIGRIERWLAKQKTPAV, from the coding sequence ATGCAAACTCAAGATCTGACCCTAGACAATATTGACATTTATGGTGGCACGCAGACGCGTGTAGAGACCAATGACGACGCGATTAGTTGCTACGCCGATGAAATGGCTTGCGGCGCGGTTTTCCCCCCGATCACTGTATTCTACGACGGTGCCAAATACTGGTTGGCAGACGGCTTTCATCGCTTCTTAGCCGCACAACGGAATGAGATGCCCTCGATTGTTGCCGAAGTGCACGAAGGTTCTCGCACGGATGCGCTGCGTCATGCGCTTGGAGCAAATGCCACGAATGGTATTTATCGCTCCAATGCGGATAAGCGCAACGCTGTCGAGATCGCTCTAGAAGAGTGGCCCAATATGTCCAACAGTGTGATTGCGGAACTCTGCCGGGTCTCTGGTGATCTTGTGCGTCGCAATCGTATCGCAATGGAGAAGATGGAGCGTATTGCTCCCCGAGAGACCGTCACCGGTAAAGACGGTAAGCAGTATCCCACTGGCATCGAACGCGAACCCCGCGGTAAATCAGAAAAGAGCTCCAGTGATGGACAAGGTGGCGGAGGTGGCGGTAAGCCGAGCAAGGGGAAGGGCGACTTTGGTGCGCCTGGTGGCAGCAATGCCGAGATCGAACAGGATGCTAAGATCATGATCCGCAACGGCGAAATCAAGCACTCCGAACTCGATAAGCTAAACTCTGCGACTGCCATCGACTATGCCGAGACCGCGATCAATGTGCTGGATCGTATGAAGCCTGAGGATCCACGCCTCAATGAAGCGATCGGCCGTATTGAGCGCTGGTTGGCGAAGCAGAAGACGCCAGCTGTTTAA
- the lspA gene encoding signal peptidase II: protein MNSDTPSTSYKRLFITAIIVFVFDQLTKIWIFNTMPLDSYFYPHDKDVIEVIKNFFYIVHIGNEGAAWGMFAGHGEILALFALVALSAIYKFRNELELYRIPMQFAFGLLIGGVLGNLVDRLVHGHVIDFLDFHFGFTIPWVLPDGRYPAFNIADCGIVIGVFTYITLSFFQPTPAQVIKSEDR, encoded by the coding sequence TTGAACTCAGACACTCCAAGCACCTCCTACAAGCGACTATTCATTACCGCTATCATCGTGTTTGTGTTCGATCAGCTCACGAAGATTTGGATATTCAATACCATGCCACTGGATAGCTACTTCTATCCACATGATAAAGACGTCATTGAAGTCATCAAAAACTTCTTCTACATCGTCCACATTGGCAACGAAGGCGCCGCATGGGGAATGTTTGCTGGCCACGGTGAAATCCTCGCCCTCTTCGCTTTGGTCGCGCTCTCCGCAATCTACAAATTCCGGAACGAACTAGAACTCTACCGCATTCCGATGCAATTCGCATTCGGACTACTCATCGGTGGTGTGCTAGGTAACTTGGTAGATCGCCTCGTGCACGGCCATGTCATCGACTTCCTCGACTTTCATTTTGGATTCACCATCCCTTGGGTGCTCCCCGATGGACGCTATCCCGCATTCAACATCGCCGACTGCGGCATTGTGATCGGCGTCTTCACCTACATCACTCTCAGCTTCTTTCAGCCAACTCCCGCTCAAGTGATTAAGAGCGAGGATCGATAA
- a CDS encoding TraR/DksA C4-type zinc finger protein: MTDKKTKASASQKTAKTTATKKTAASNKPTVKKASVAREGEAADKKATPIVFSMDDIEALVATRKKEQKAEPEKAPAPKKVVPAKKTIVVDDKPVEKRVLGAASLADILGFNPAEKKKVTSLEEDSIPQKWKKYYKLLLDLRQHVSDELDLHTSDTLKKEAHDNSIEDDSGTDAFDRDFALSLVSNEQDALNEVEEAILRIKDGTYGVCEVTGEDIGKDRLTAVPFARYSVQGQAEFEKNQRRKVDRNAGGLFADSSDAPKIVSDEDE, translated from the coding sequence ATGACTGACAAAAAGACCAAGGCCTCCGCGAGCCAAAAGACTGCGAAAACAACAGCAACAAAGAAAACAGCTGCCAGCAACAAGCCGACCGTAAAAAAGGCATCTGTCGCACGTGAAGGTGAAGCCGCAGACAAAAAGGCAACTCCGATCGTCTTCTCCATGGACGACATCGAAGCACTCGTTGCCACACGTAAGAAGGAACAGAAAGCCGAACCGGAAAAAGCTCCTGCGCCCAAAAAGGTGGTGCCAGCAAAAAAGACGATCGTCGTCGATGACAAGCCCGTTGAGAAACGCGTGCTCGGTGCAGCCTCTCTCGCAGACATTCTCGGATTCAACCCAGCGGAGAAGAAGAAAGTCACTTCGCTCGAAGAAGACTCGATCCCCCAAAAGTGGAAAAAATACTACAAGCTCCTGCTCGACCTGCGCCAGCACGTCAGCGACGAGCTCGACCTCCACACATCCGACACACTCAAAAAGGAGGCCCACGACAACAGCATCGAAGACGACTCCGGCACAGATGCATTTGACCGCGACTTTGCACTCAGTCTCGTCTCCAATGAGCAAGACGCTCTCAACGAAGTTGAAGAAGCAATCCTGCGTATCAAAGACGGCACTTACGGCGTCTGCGAAGTCACAGGCGAAGACATCGGCAAAGATCGCCTCACCGCGGTGCCATTTGCACGCTACTCAGTCCAAGGCCAAGCAGAGTTCGAGAAGAACCAACGCCGCAAGGTGGACCGCAATGCTGGCGGACTCTTCGCCGACAGCTCTGACGCACCAAAGATCGTTTCAGACGAAGACGAATAG